The sequence GAGTATTTTCAGCCTACTACAGACAATACATCTAACCAAAAGATTCATCATCCAAACCGTGGATTAAATAAGCTGACTCCAGAAATTTTTGGTAAAGTTCCTGCTGATGGACTGAGATTTTTTACCTTATATCAACGTTATGATAGTTTGGGTCAGGCGATCGCTCAATTAATCGATAGCTTCATTCCTAGCTGTGTCACCCATAATGACCTGAAATTAAATAATATTCTCGTGTCACTCAATTGGGAAGACGCAACTGATGAAAATATTGTGCGTCTCATTGACTGGGAACGTAGCAATTGGGGCGATCCTGCAAATGATTTAGGAACAATCATCGCCAGCTATCTACAAATTTGGCTACACAGTTTGGTAACAGGTCAATCAATGGCCATTGAAGAATCTTTACGTCTAGCAACCGTCCCTTTGTATGTTTTGCAGCCTTCAATTAGAGAATTGGTAACTGCTTATCTCGCTCATTTTCCGGAAATTTTAGAACATCGTCCAGATTTCTTAGAAAGGGTGATGCAATTTGCTGGTTTAGCTCTACTCACAGCCATCCAATCCCAACTCCAATACGAAAAAACCTTTGGGAATGCAGGTGTTTGTATGTTGCAAGTCGCTAAAAGTTTGTTGTGTCGTCCAGACGCATCTATACAAACAATTATTGGTTTAGAATCATCAGACTTCTACCCTGCACAAATAGGAGCTAGAGGTTAGGTTATACCAATGAGCTAGGATTTTCAACCAGCAACGCCACCACTACAACAATTAGCAAAAAATCCTAGCTATTCCCTATTCCCCACTCTCCATTTCACATCATTCACACGCACAAATTTCTATGCAACTACTAAATTCTCTCCACGTTCAAATGTCAAACCTGCCAGAGTCATTGCTGATATCTTTGCAGGACATCGTTCATAAGGTGGAAATTGAGTCTTACTATGGCATTAAACATCCAGATTATCAGATTGCGGAATTACAAGAGTCGGTAGTTTCTCGCTTTCAAAAATTATCTCCAGATTTACAAAATAAATATTTGAGTTTGCGACTACGTAGTTTGCTCTACAGCATCTATTACAACGGTGGGATGAAACCCACACTGACAGATAACGCAGAGACACCGAATTTAGGTTTAAATCAAAATCTAGAAAACAATACATTTTTTGGTGTTAACCTAGTTTTTTACGATCGCCTGCACGAAAATAACAGAGGTAAAGGCTATTGGAGTTATGGCTGGGAAGTTGTAAACAAAGAGACAGACGGAACTTTATCAGTGCAGCGGGATGGTTTAACTCTACATGTTGAACAAAATGAGGATAACTTGCTCTCTACTTCTGGGGGGAAGTTTGTTGCTATCAAACTGCCTAAAAATTTAGTACAAAACGGTTTTTATATGGCTGTGGCTGATGCAGGTATGTCGCAACAACGTCAAAAGCTGGTGCGCGTCTACTTTAACTTAGTTCCAGAAGGTGCAGTTGCAGTCATGGATAGTTTAACTACACATCTCAATGCCATACCCATTGCATTTACCTTTAAAGCGCTATACAATCCCTCCGACTACGGACGTTATGACTCGGCGGTGCTTTATTTTGAAAAAAATGACTATGAATTGGTTCACCCTGTTCTAGGATTAATATATGCAGAACATCGAGCGCATTTTCAGGAACAAGTACCCCTATTTACCAAGCTTATCGCACCCGGGTTAGCGATCGCTGAAGAACCAGACACCAAATTTAACGAGCAAGAAAGTTTTGGGACACACCGTTGTCAAATTGTTGCAGATGGTCTAATCATGGCTTGGCAACAAGGAAATAATACGCCAGATGAACGGATAGCAGCGATTTTGCAAAATTTTGCATCACAAGGAATTACATTGCAGCGTCCTTATCTGAATCCTAATTCAGAAGATATTTACACTCCTTTGAATTAGAGAATCCCAAACGAGCAGTGAGGTAAATAATGCTATGAATCCAGAAAATATCGAGTCAAATCAACCCACTAATAAAATCATTCAAACTGAACAGGTAGAACAGATTATCAAAGCTGTACTCGCTGGTAAATACTCCTGGGCTTGTGTTTTATTTCTGCATTTTGTAGGATATAATCCCATTAAATATATACCCTACCGCACATACATCAGGTTACTCAAAAATAATTGCTTGCTGGGCAAGAACCATAACAATAAAAATGTGGAGTTTGTAGAAATAAAATCAGAATGGATGCAAATAAATAATACTAACCACGGAGCAAACTAACTCCCTGCAAATATTTTGCATCACATCACAGATAAACGTAAATGAGTTTATCTGTGATTTCTTTGCTTCTTATATGCAAATAAAAAATCCTTTGTAAAAATACAAATTTTTGTATTTTTAGGGATACAACGTGTATTTTAAAATAAAAATTTACCTAAAAAATTAATAGATTTATCGCAATATCTGACATGTAATCAAAAACTATATATGCATATGATATGAATATGTATCTATGCAGTTAAAAATAGCCTGCCTATTCTTCAACAGCTATGAAAGAGCAATTAAAACGGAATTTACCACTAAAGTTTTTTGTCAATCAAGAGCAAACACATAAAGAAAAATTACTCTTGATGCAAGTTCCGCCAGCGAACGAAGTCGAAGTGATTGCATATCTGCGCCGTTCAGCAAAATTTGCAGAAATTGCGGCTCTAGCTGAACGGGATATTCTGATTCTTACCATGTGTGAAGAATTAGGAATCACCGCATCTGACGAAGAATGGCAAGCTACAGGCGATGCTTTCCGTCGGGAACATCAGTTATTTGGGACTGTAGAAACTTTAATTTGGCTGGAACAACAACGCATTCAAGCAACAGAATGGTCGCAAGGAATGAGAGTTGTTTTATTAGAAAAAAAGCTCAAAGAATATCTATTTGGTGCATCTGTAGACCGTACTTATATAGCTCACAATAATAATTATAGAAAAGTAGCACTTTCAGAAATTTTAGTTTTTGAATTGGCAACTGCTCAAGAAATTATCATGAAATTAAAACAGGCAAGTACTACTTTCTGCGCTTTGGCATTAGAATATTCTCAGCATGAGTTATCAACAAAAAATGGCGGTTTTTTAGGAATTCACTATCTGCTAGAACTCAGTCCACAAATTGCTGAAAATATTGTTCATGCAGCAGCAGGAGAAGTTATTGGCCCCATTCAAACCCAGCTAGGATATCATGTTATTAAAATTGAGAAATGGTTTCCAGCAGAATTTAATCACTCAACCAGAGTAAAAATTATCGATGTGTTATTTCAAATGTGGTTAAAGAATTGGCATAATGAATTTAATAGCTAGATTTGCAGTAGAGCCATACAAATATAGCTAACTGACGAACAATTCATTTTTTATTTATCTGCATCGATTAAACGCCCGAAAAAAAGTAAATTTATAGCGACACTTTTTCAATGTGTCACGCTGGTTTCTGAACTTAATATGTCTGATGATGACTCAGATTTATTCCCTTGAGTAAACTGCACCAAAATTTCCATATCTACAGCCTGCTGCTTTAACCAATTTGTAAAAAAATCTCCCATAATTGTGCTGCGTAATTGCTCATCTAATTGTGGTTTAAGTATTTCTTCTACAGCGATTATATGCACCCCTTGTGGTGTGATTATAGGTTTAAGAATCTCTGGGGGTGTAGCAGCAAATATTACCCCTGCAATCTCTGGTCTAAAATCTGTACGGTTTTTAATTCCCTGATATCCGCCAGCGCGGCGAATTTCTGGGTTTTGGATATATTGTCGAGCAATTTCTTGAAAACTAATTTCCCCTTCTTGTAGAGCATAAAATAATTCTAAAGCCAAATCTTCATCATCGAGAATTACTTCATAGGTTACTGCTCCCATGTAATCTAATTGATGAGCATAGAAAAATGGTTCCACTTTATCGGCGAATAAATGGTTAGCTAACTTCACAGATAGTATGTTGCTCTCGGCGATTTCTTCAAAATCATCTAAGGTGAGATAATGCTTTTCTAACCAAGCCCAAGTATCCTCGGCTTTGATTAGTTTATGGACGAGACGGAGACTATCTGCTGCTTGTTGTAGTTCTTCAATTGTAATTTTAATTCCTGCTTTTTCCGTAGCATCAGCAATAATTTTGCGATTAGCGATCGCTTCCAATACACTAGGAATTTGTCCAGATAATTTGATATGATAAAGAATGTCTTCAATAGAGATATGTAAAACTTTTGACATAATCTAAATCCTCTGACGTTCAAATCAGTTAATATTTGGGATTTTAAGATTCGCTGGAAAAAATTAGTTGCATCTATTTCATATTTATCTGCCGCGACTGATAACGTCTCTATCTGGTGGTAGTTTTAATAATTTCCTGATAGTGCATTCAGGAAATGTATAGGTAAAATCGATGTACAAAAATCCTGCCTATTTCTACTAGTAAAAAATACCACAATGGCTCAAAGTATTGTGAAAAACTAATTCCAAATTCCATTAGTATCGTCCCCATACTAAAGTTCCAAACCACCTTTTTGCAATTTTTTAAAGGGGTCAATAATAAAGTCAATTACTCGCCGTTGACGGATAATTACCTCTGCTGTTGCTGTTTGACCTGGAGTTAAAGGAATACGATTTTTACCAGCCTGCATATAAGCTTGATCTAAAGCTATTTCTAGCTCAAAACTCTCTACTGCACCTTGATTACGTTCTTGAATTTTCGAGTCAGGTGAAATCCAACTAATTCGCCCTGCTATCACTCCATAATCTTGAAAAGGATAGGCATCAAATTTAATTTTTACAGGCATTCCCAGTTTCAAAAAACCACTTTGTTGACTGGGCATTTGTGCTTTCAGAATTAAAACAGAATTCTTAGGAGCAATTTGAGCAATTGTTTGCCCTAATTGGACTACTGAGCCTGGCTTTTTAATCGGTAACTCAAAAATTGTACCATCAACAGGCGATCTGACTATTCTCTGTTGTAGCTGAATCTTTAGCGATGTTATCTGGCTACCAGTTTGACCAATTTCTGATTGCAAAGAGGTAATTTGTGTTTGCAAATCTTTATATTGTTCCTCACTTTTCAACACCGCTAACCTACCTCCTTGGACTGTACTTTGATAACTGCTTTGCTGTTCTTGTAAGCGGAGTTTTGCTTGCTGAATATCCGCTTGCGCTTGACTTAATACTGCTTGATAGCGGCTCGATTCCTCTTGTAACCGTAGCTGGGCTTGTTTGCTAGCTGCTTTCGCTTGCTCTTGTAAACGCTGACTTTCTTCTGCTGTTTTTTCTAATTCCACAACTTTGATTTGAGGAATTGCGCCCACTTCCCAAAGTTGTTGATAACGTCTAACTTCTGCAAAATCTCTACTCAAACGACTATTAGCCAACTTCTGATAAATTGCACTAGAATTGATATTCTGTTTCGCTTGTGCAACTAAAGCTAACTTTTCCAATTTTTGTAAGTTATATGAGCTTTGTCTAGCATCCAAATTTTGTTGAGCTTGATTGACTTGGGCGATTTTTTCTAATTCTTGGGATTGATTTTGTTGGGCTTGAATATTAATCGCTAACTTCAGTTGATTTTTGAGTAAATCCAGTTGTCCGCGCCGATTTAATAAACCTTCTAATTTTTTTTGTGTCTCTTGCAACTCTGTCTGCAACACACCAGAATCCATTTCTACTAAAACTTGCCCGACTTTCACTGTTGCACCTTCTGCAACGTTAACAGTGGTAACACTTCCATTAACCACACTATCTAATTTTTGCGTCGCTCCTTTGGGTTCTATTCGCCCCCTGGCGCTACCTGTTTCATCAACTTTAGTTAACATTAACCAAGGCAAAATAACGAAAGCAAAGCTAACTAATAAATACAGCATAGAACGTGTCCAAGCTCTCGGTAAAGCGTCTAAAAGTTCCTCGGTTCCGTAATACCAATCTTGAGTTTCTGCTGCTGATTGTTGATGATTAATAACACCTTTAGATTCATCAGTTACAGGTTTGGCTATTACTGATGATAAATTGTGCGCTGGGTTAGGCATAGTTATGAGGAAATAAGGAATTGGGTATAAGAATCCTGTCGCTTGGCGTCGGCATTTTGTGGCGTCATGGGGAATGGTAAGTTATTCTTGAGATTCCCCATTTTTTCACTTTTAAAAACTCAACCTGCTGGTGCTAATTGTTGTTGATTGAGATAAAAATAATGCCCCTTTTTGTTAATTAATTGCTCATGAGTACCGCTTTCAACTAATAAGCCGCGGTCTAATACTAAAATTAGGTCTGCATTTCGCACAGTAGAAAGACGATGAGCAATGATCACACTTGTGCGTCCTTGGAGAATTTTTTTGAGGTTGTTTTGAATAATCCGCTCTGATTCTGGATCAAGGTGGCTGGTGGCTTCATCAAATACTAATAAGCGGGGATTTCCTAACAAAGCGCGGGCGATTGCTAATCTTTGGCGCTGTCCACCAGATAACATCCCCCCACCTTCACCAATCTGGGTTTCATAGCCCATTGGTAATTGTTTAATAAAGTCGTCTGCTCCAGCTAAACGCGCTGCTTCGATAATTTCTTCTAGGGTGGCTTCCGGGTGAGCAATGCTGATGTTTTCGCGGATTGTCCCACCAAATAAAAAGGTATCTTGATCAACAACGCCAATTTGAGAACGGAGCGATCGCAAAGAAATACTAGTTACATCTTGGGAGTCAATCAAAACTTTGCCATCAGTCGGTGGATATAAACCTAAAATTAGTTTAGAGAGGGTAGTTTTTCCAGAGCCACTACGTCCTACAACAGCAACAGTTTGCTCAGGTTTGATTTCAAAACTGAGGTTTTCTAAAACGTTAATATCGCTTTCTGAGTGATAACGAAAAGTCACGTGATCGAAGCGAATTTGACCGTGGAGTGTTGGCAGAAACTGGCGCGGTTGATATTGCAAATCTTCTTCTGGTTCTGCTTCTAAAACATCATTAATTCGCTCAGTAGAAATAATCACTTCTTGGAATTGATTCCACAAAACTATCAGTCTTTGAAAAGGGCGAATCACATTACCCAACAACATATTAAAAGCTACTAATTGCCCAATTGTCAGTTGGTTTTGAATCACTAGCCATGCCCCAAACCACAGTAATCCTGTAGTTACCAAAGTTTCAATAGCAGAACTAAAAACTTGCAGTTGGTTACTAATTACTTGCCCACTAAAAGTTTTCTGTGTCAAAGCGTTAAGTAACTCCTCCCAATGCCAACGTACTGTCTGTTCAATTGCCATTGAACGAATCGAGCGAATCCCAGTTAAACTCTGAATTAAATAACTATTTTCATTCGCTAAAGCATTAAAAACTTCACGACTAATGCGGCGTAAAAATGGTGTAGCAATCAAAGCTAATAATACAAATGGCGGCACGATCGCTAAACTTAATAACGCCATTGCAGAACTGTACCAAAACATTAATCCCGCATAAATAAACACTGTCAATAAATCTAAAATAATTGACAGTGCCTCTCCAGTTAAAAATCGTTGAATTTTTTGATTTTCTTGGACACGGGAGATAATATCACCCACATAACGCGACTCAAAAAATGCTAAAGGTAAGCGAAAGGTATGTTTAATAAAACCCACCAGCAGCGCTACCCCGATGCGGTTAGCAGTGTGATCAAGCAAATATTGCCGCAATCCATTAATGACGACGCGGAATAAACCAAAAATTATTAACCCTAAACCAACAGTATTTAGTGTTAAAGTACTTCCTTGAACAATCACTCTATCTAAGAGTAACTGAGTGAATAAAGGCGTAATTAATCCAAAAATTTGAATTAATATAGAAGCAATAAATACTTCTAATAACACCCGCCAATGGGGTTTAACTAACTCAAAAAACTGCCAAAATGGTGTAGTTGTGCCTTCAGCTTCCTTGAGCAGCGCTGTAGGTTGCAATAACAATGCATAACCCGTCCAACCCTCTTTAAATTCTGTAGCGGTGAGGGTGCGTTGACCAATAGCTGGGTCAGCCACAATTACTCGTTTTTTGGTAATTTCATAGACAACAATGTAGTGTTTGCCTTCCCAGTGAGCGATCGCTGGCAAAGGTTGTTGTGCTAATTTATCTAAGCTAGCTTTCACGGGACGAGTCACAAAACCGATAGCCTCTGCAGCCGCAGTCAAACCGCGCAACGACGCCCCAGAGCGGTTAACATTAGCTAGTTCCCGCAGTCGATTGACACTCAAGCGCTTACCCCAATAGCGACTAATCATCACTAAACAAGCCGCTCCGCAGTCCGAGGCGCTCTGTTGTTCATAAAACGGATACCTCCTCGTCAAGCGCCCCCACCAATGCCCTACGGTGACGTTAGGACTGGGAAAATATGCACGTCGTTGCTGACGCTTTGGCGACGCTATCGGCTCTGGTGGTGGAAACGACATCACCTGAGGAACTCGATACGGCTCGTCCTCCAGCCCCGCTCTAGCTTGGCGTTCCTGGAAGTCTATTAATCCTGCTAATTGCGGCCACTGTTGTAATGCGGTTTGCCAATCAGCATTTTTCAAACTATAAACAATTGTTGGTTGTGTAGCTTGCCAATTTCCCGGCTGCGTCACCGCATAAATATTTCCAGATGTTAATATTCGCCCATCAGTATGTACTAGTTCGCCTCCACTTAATAGCCAAAGCTTCATATCTTGGGATAGATTTGTGCTCAATTTCCCCATTTCTATAGTGTGTCTTTGAAATAGGGACAAAGCTTTTAATATCTCCTCTACTGATTTATCGTGAGGAAGTAGGGAATATTGACAGCATACGAGTAGCAAATCCCAAACTTCTGCACGTTTTTTGAGGTGATTACTAATATTTAAAGAATTACTCATCACCTCTTCTAAAGCTGCTTGCGGCAAAAAGCAAAGCTTTAAATTTACAGAAGCTCTCGCAGTGTAAGGAATCAATTCTGCTTCTGGAAATAAGGTGAGTTCTCCGAATGAACCTCCAGGGGTCAGGGTGGTAATTAAGTTATGAAAGTTATCCAGCAATCTAACTTTACCCACCAAAATTATATAAATTCCTGGCGGTGCTGTCGTCGCTTGCCAAAACTGTTTAGCTACTGGTGGTTCAACGATTTTTGCTGCTTTCAAACATCTATCAAGTTCCTTATTCGACAGCGACTCACCCAAAATTTTGGTGAGGTTTTGAGCTAACTGCTGCTCAAAAGAAGCTAATGACATTTACTGTCCTCCAAATACTAAGCATTCAATTTATTGGGTAATATTTAATCCCCTATTATCCCCATTTACCCAATTTCAGTTATTCGTCTGCATCAAATTAAATGACCAATTAAAACTCGGTTCGGAGTTAGATTTTAAGTCGCCGATTGTAATCGCTGTATCCTTGAGATTGTCGGTTTCTGGTGGCGATAAATTTTTGCGTTTAGTGGAAAGTCCCATCTGTTTTAGCAAGCGATTAACATGGCGATCGCTAATTGCAATACCAAATTCATTCGCCAAATGTTTACTTAACCATTGCGCTGTCCAATAACCGAATGCGTAGCCGTAATCACGCGGACTATGGTTTACTAATTCTTTCAATCGCTCAATATATTGATGATTGACAATCTTCGGTCTACCTATTGGGCGCTCGTTCCATTTATGCGCTAAACCAGCTTCAGCTATCCCAATCCAATATCGCGCCATTTCCTGTGAACAACCCAAGCTCTCACAGATTTGGGCTTGAGTTTTACCCATATCTGCTAATAGCATAATTTCAATTCGTCGCTGATATTCTGGCTGCAAATTAGTTTGTAAGGTTTTTAACAATGCTTTCCGTTGAAAGGGAGTTAAAAACTTGCTTGTCTGAAGTTCGTAGTTTTCAAAAACTCTATCTTGACTAGAATAGTTTGACATATTTCCTACCAGTTGCCGTCAACTGTAAAATGTGTGCAAATATTTCCATGACATCTGTTCCCAAAAGCTTCATACTTAAGGTTTAACATTGGCGAAAACCGATATCAATTGCAACCAGTTACCCAATTTGAGGGGAATAAAAAAGCTGCTTAGAGTCTTCTGGATACAATAATTTCTGAGGATGTTATCGAACTCTATGATATAGGTTCGTTGATTAACCTCTAAATATTTGAATTTGTCTGTTCTTCAATAAAAAGAGGTTAGACCCTTTTCACAAGTAGAAGCTAAGAACTAAGGTCAGGTATATTGATAAATTAACTTTCACTAGCCCAATACTAGCAATCTTATCTTCAGTTGATGATGATGAACCTGAGAACCATTGAAAAGAAAGTTCAGCAAAAAATAGACAGTTCCTCACCCTATGTCTGAATACACTGATATTTATTTCAGAATTCTCCTACATTTAACCCAGGTTTTTTACAAATGAAACAAAATCTTCATTAAATCTTGATATTGACTTGACAAAAAAATTATAATTTAACTTTTGGTTAGTTTTCTATTAGGTCGAAATTCAGAAATTATCAACTGATTGTTAAGCTAAACTGATAATTCTTCAACTAGGGCTGAAGATTAATATTTAATAAAAGTGTTAATTAAACATCTATCTTAGGTAAGAGAATGCAAGAGTGAATTATATAAAACATATTAATATTTGTAGTACTTACCTAATTTAAAATTGGTTGGGTAATGATAAATACAGGAGATAATTTAGCTCATTAACTAGCCAATTTTTGAACATGTTATTAATAATTTCCTGATACCGCTCACGTGTTAATATTGCCGGGATTAACTCTTCAACTATAAAAAGATGATAGCCTTGCTCAGTTTTCATTGGCCCTATCAACTGTTGAGGAGGTACGCTAAATATAATAGTGGCAATATTTGACTGCAAATCAAAACGGTAAATTGTCCCTTCGTAACCACATTTGTGTCGGCGATCGCTATCAATATCATAGCGATGAGCCGCGTCATAGAAACTGATTTCGCCCTCTTCAATTTGATAGTAAAGTTCTTGGGCTAAAATTTCCGACTCCACCACAAGTTGATAGAGGATAACTTGCTCAAATGCTAGACGATTTTGGATAAAAAACTTTTCTACTTCTTGACTGAATAACGCCTCAGCTAATTTTTTTGATAATAAGCGATCGCGTATTCCTTCTTCCCAATCTTCAGCAGAAATCAATTGATCTGCTAACCAGGCCAGCGTATCTGCAGCTTTCTCTAAATGCTGTTCTCGGCGTTGGCGGTTTGCTTCCGCTTCAATCTCTTCTGTAGTTAAAATAATCCCTCTTTCTTGAGCCACCTGTCGGATGATTTTTTTAAATAAAATATTTTCATATACTTCCTTCAAATTCATCTCACTTTTGAGGAAGTTAATAACTTCCTCCGGTTCAATAAAGATTTTTGCAATGTCATTCATTAGTATGTATATTTTTTCAACTGTAAATAAGCAGAAATTGTCTAGAACAGATCCTGTGGTAGTTAATATGAATACACACCAATAATTTAGTGTAGTATCAATGCGTATTTTGCAATACCCCTACTTTTCAGCCTGAGAATGTAATCAAATAGTAGGTGCACGCACTATGTCTACGTAACTTATATTCAAAAAAAGTTAGATTTCATAGAGATTTCCCGGTTTGTATATTTAGCCTGATTTGAGGAAATTGGTATAATTATATGTTTGTTATGGTTGATATCAATTTTTTATCTCAAAAAAACTGTAGATAAACTGTGGAAATTACTGAAAGCTGAGTAAATATCTGAA is a genomic window of Fortiea contorta PCC 7126 containing:
- a CDS encoding helix-turn-helix domain-containing protein, with the translated sequence MSNYSSQDRVFENYELQTSKFLTPFQRKALLKTLQTNLQPEYQRRIEIMLLADMGKTQAQICESLGCSQEMARYWIGIAEAGLAHKWNERPIGRPKIVNHQYIERLKELVNHSPRDYGYAFGYWTAQWLSKHLANEFGIAISDRHVNRLLKQMGLSTKRKNLSPPETDNLKDTAITIGDLKSNSEPSFNWSFNLMQTNN
- a CDS encoding peptidylprolyl isomerase, producing the protein MKEQLKRNLPLKFFVNQEQTHKEKLLLMQVPPANEVEVIAYLRRSAKFAEIAALAERDILILTMCEELGITASDEEWQATGDAFRREHQLFGTVETLIWLEQQRIQATEWSQGMRVVLLEKKLKEYLFGASVDRTYIAHNNNYRKVALSEILVFELATAQEIIMKLKQASTTFCALALEYSQHELSTKNGGFLGIHYLLELSPQIAENIVHAAAGEVIGPIQTQLGYHVIKIEKWFPAEFNHSTRVKIIDVLFQMWLKNWHNEFNS
- a CDS encoding HlyD family efflux transporter periplasmic adaptor subunit produces the protein MPNPAHNLSSVIAKPVTDESKGVINHQQSAAETQDWYYGTEELLDALPRAWTRSMLYLLVSFAFVILPWLMLTKVDETGSARGRIEPKGATQKLDSVVNGSVTTVNVAEGATVKVGQVLVEMDSGVLQTELQETQKKLEGLLNRRGQLDLLKNQLKLAINIQAQQNQSQELEKIAQVNQAQQNLDARQSSYNLQKLEKLALVAQAKQNINSSAIYQKLANSRLSRDFAEVRRYQQLWEVGAIPQIKVVELEKTAEESQRLQEQAKAASKQAQLRLQEESSRYQAVLSQAQADIQQAKLRLQEQQSSYQSTVQGGRLAVLKSEEQYKDLQTQITSLQSEIGQTGSQITSLKIQLQQRIVRSPVDGTIFELPIKKPGSVVQLGQTIAQIAPKNSVLILKAQMPSQQSGFLKLGMPVKIKFDAYPFQDYGVIAGRISWISPDSKIQERNQGAVESFELEIALDQAYMQAGKNRIPLTPGQTATAEVIIRQRRVIDFIIDPFKKLQKGGLEL
- a CDS encoding T3SS effector HopA1 family protein codes for the protein MQLLNSLHVQMSNLPESLLISLQDIVHKVEIESYYGIKHPDYQIAELQESVVSRFQKLSPDLQNKYLSLRLRSLLYSIYYNGGMKPTLTDNAETPNLGLNQNLENNTFFGVNLVFYDRLHENNRGKGYWSYGWEVVNKETDGTLSVQRDGLTLHVEQNEDNLLSTSGGKFVAIKLPKNLVQNGFYMAVADAGMSQQRQKLVRVYFNLVPEGAVAVMDSLTTHLNAIPIAFTFKALYNPSDYGRYDSAVLYFEKNDYELVHPVLGLIYAEHRAHFQEQVPLFTKLIAPGLAIAEEPDTKFNEQESFGTHRCQIVADGLIMAWQQGNNTPDERIAAILQNFASQGITLQRPYLNPNSEDIYTPLN
- a CDS encoding peptidylprolyl isomerase is translated as MNDIAKIFIEPEEVINFLKSEMNLKEVYENILFKKIIRQVAQERGIILTTEEIEAEANRQRREQHLEKAADTLAWLADQLISAEDWEEGIRDRLLSKKLAEALFSQEVEKFFIQNRLAFEQVILYQLVVESEILAQELYYQIEEGEISFYDAAHRYDIDSDRRHKCGYEGTIYRFDLQSNIATIIFSVPPQQLIGPMKTEQGYHLFIVEELIPAILTRERYQEIINNMFKNWLVNELNYLLYLSLPNQF
- a CDS encoding ABC transporter transmembrane domain-containing protein, which gives rise to MSLASFEQQLAQNLTKILGESLSNKELDRCLKAAKIVEPPVAKQFWQATTAPPGIYIILVGKVRLLDNFHNLITTLTPGGSFGELTLFPEAELIPYTARASVNLKLCFLPQAALEEVMSNSLNISNHLKKRAEVWDLLLVCCQYSLLPHDKSVEEILKALSLFQRHTIEMGKLSTNLSQDMKLWLLSGGELVHTDGRILTSGNIYAVTQPGNWQATQPTIVYSLKNADWQTALQQWPQLAGLIDFQERQARAGLEDEPYRVPQVMSFPPPEPIASPKRQQRRAYFPSPNVTVGHWWGRLTRRYPFYEQQSASDCGAACLVMISRYWGKRLSVNRLRELANVNRSGASLRGLTAAAEAIGFVTRPVKASLDKLAQQPLPAIAHWEGKHYIVVYEITKKRVIVADPAIGQRTLTATEFKEGWTGYALLLQPTALLKEAEGTTTPFWQFFELVKPHWRVLLEVFIASILIQIFGLITPLFTQLLLDRVIVQGSTLTLNTVGLGLIIFGLFRVVINGLRQYLLDHTANRIGVALLVGFIKHTFRLPLAFFESRYVGDIISRVQENQKIQRFLTGEALSIILDLLTVFIYAGLMFWYSSAMALLSLAIVPPFVLLALIATPFLRRISREVFNALANENSYLIQSLTGIRSIRSMAIEQTVRWHWEELLNALTQKTFSGQVISNQLQVFSSAIETLVTTGLLWFGAWLVIQNQLTIGQLVAFNMLLGNVIRPFQRLIVLWNQFQEVIISTERINDVLEAEPEEDLQYQPRQFLPTLHGQIRFDHVTFRYHSESDINVLENLSFEIKPEQTVAVVGRSGSGKTTLSKLILGLYPPTDGKVLIDSQDVTSISLRSLRSQIGVVDQDTFLFGGTIRENISIAHPEATLEEIIEAARLAGADDFIKQLPMGYETQIGEGGGMLSGGQRQRLAIARALLGNPRLLVFDEATSHLDPESERIIQNNLKKILQGRTSVIIAHRLSTVRNADLILVLDRGLLVESGTHEQLINKKGHYFYLNQQQLAPAG
- a CDS encoding phosphotransferase family protein encodes the protein MTPFILNSQNIFEYLISLKLCTPDEQSLSKVELKPAKNFNLLVTFPQGRKLLVKQERHNLEAKTNGEFLLEWRIHDFVQKFPELSHIPAYLSEAVHFNWENSIIIFNYLDNYRDLMDFYGKENLNFFPINIARAVGSTLALIHRITSNNEEYREYFQPTTDNTSNQKIHHPNRGLNKLTPEIFGKVPADGLRFFTLYQRYDSLGQAIAQLIDSFIPSCVTHNDLKLNNILVSLNWEDATDENIVRLIDWERSNWGDPANDLGTIIASYLQIWLHSLVTGQSMAIEESLRLATVPLYVLQPSIRELVTAYLAHFPEILEHRPDFLERVMQFAGLALLTAIQSQLQYEKTFGNAGVCMLQVAKSLLCRPDASIQTIIGLESSDFYPAQIGARG
- a CDS encoding peptidylprolyl isomerase; translated protein: MSKVLHISIEDILYHIKLSGQIPSVLEAIANRKIIADATEKAGIKITIEELQQAADSLRLVHKLIKAEDTWAWLEKHYLTLDDFEEIAESNILSVKLANHLFADKVEPFFYAHQLDYMGAVTYEVILDDEDLALELFYALQEGEISFQEIARQYIQNPEIRRAGGYQGIKNRTDFRPEIAGVIFAATPPEILKPIITPQGVHIIAVEEILKPQLDEQLRSTIMGDFFTNWLKQQAVDMEILVQFTQGNKSESSSDILSSETSVTH
- a CDS encoding HetP family heterocyst commitment protein — translated: MNPENIESNQPTNKIIQTEQVEQIIKAVLAGKYSWACVLFLHFVGYNPIKYIPYRTYIRLLKNNCLLGKNHNNKNVEFVEIKSEWMQINNTNHGAN